In Danio rerio strain Tuebingen ecotype United States chromosome 9, GRCz12tu, whole genome shotgun sequence, the genomic window ACTTGTGTAGTTTTGAACGGAGGAAGTTCAACCCGCTGTTGAACAAGTCAAATGTGTTACTCAAGATGCCTTTACACGTCCTTGTGTTTCTGGATGGCTAAAGACTGACTGGTGACCTCTGGATATTTTACGTTTCGCACCCCTTCAAAagtgtttgtatatttttggagGACGCATGAGATTTGCCAGGACTATATTGTCTTGATTGTAAATATTTCacagtgcagtttatttatttgtattttttcttgtaATTTTATACTAAGACGTCTACTGTGCATGAACTGCCCAAAGATTAtttttcatgtcttttttttaaactgtaaaatcagATTTCATGTTTTGAGGTCAGCTGAAACGCTGGAGGGAAAGAAGACAATAAACCAGTCAATGAATTACTACTGAACAAAATGGTGAGAAAACTTGAGATTCAGGAAGacgcacagtaggtagtgctgtcgcctcacagcatgaaggtcgctggttccagccttggctgggtcagttggcgtttctgtgtggagtttgcatgttctccccacgttcacttgggtttcctccaggtgctccggtttccccctcagttcaaagacatgcggtgcaggtgaattgggtacctgtagtgtatgagtgtgaatgagtgtgtatgtatgtttcccagagatgggttgcagctggaagggcatccgctgcgtaaaacctgctggataagttgggggttcattccactgtggcaaccccagattaataaagagactaaggcgaaaagaaagtgaatgaactTGAGATTCATACATCATCTGAATAAATATGATTTCTGTTGACGACATTATTTGGCTGAGAAACAACTGTTTAAAATCAGAAggttaaaaaagaaaacacaaatacaTCGAAAATCGATTAAAAATGGTCCAATTTAAGCTCTTAGCAATATACATTTTGTAGAGCTTTAATATATTTCTGGTGGGAAAAATACAAAATGTCTCCATGGAACATGATAGTTACttaatttacttaatattctaatgttgttttttttttgcattaaaaagaaattataattTTGACTCTTACACTACAACTGAAATgggatctattatgcaaaaatcacatttGTAAGTggcttaaacacagttgtgttgcAGCAGCCTGTGAATGTAACTTCTATTGGtaaaattgtatacattttattttttataatcacacttggtgatgcattaggtagtgctgatgcctgagcaagaaggtcgctggttcgagcctcggctgggtcagttggcgtttctgtgtggagtttgcatgttctccccgtgtttacgtGAGTTTCCTTCGGgagttctggtttcccccacagtccaaacacatcagctataggtgaattgggtaggctaaattgttcgtagcgaatgagcgtgtatggatgctGGAAacattagttggtggttcattccactgtggcgaccccagattaataaagggactaagccgaaaagaaaatgaatgaatgaataattattcaATCCATTAATTTGGCTTTCTAAACTGTTGTACTGTTTCTACCTTTAGAAGaagaaaacaaaagtaaacaaatatgCTGACATATTTAATGATTTTGAGTCATTAATAAAACAATCATTCATCAGATGTTAAATAGTTTCGATATTAATACAAATCTTGGTTTTGATATGTTTCCACAGAAATGTTACAGTACGTTCTACGTCCCATCAATACTATAAGAGAATAAAGCCATCtcaatagatatatatatatatatatagatatgtatatatacagcGAGTTGTGACTAAAAAGGCAATACACTTTAACTGAGCCTAAGGTAAACAGTGTTGAATATTAATATAGTGCAAATACAAAAATCTACAAAATCGTAATCTTAAAAAGCAGCACTGAGGGACGGTTCATGCATTCCTATATTCATATAGACAGCAGAGATTACAGCGCAAATAGAGCCGTCCGCTTGAAATGCCCATCGACAGCAGAGATTTTAGTCAAACTTCAACTTTTAACATGTTTTTGAGATTTTCTGGTTTGCTCTGAGATCAAATTAAAAAGAGTTCGCCATAAAAAAATTAGGATGTTTTGAGAAATGTCTCATTTGAAATGGGTTTTTTGGTTCACACATTAAAGACTGCATTTACACTATAAATCTGATCTTTTCCGAACAAATCCaagattttatttctttttgtttatattaagttcTTACCTAAAAACGACTGTAGTGATAAACCGAAAATGCAATGATGTTTATCTAATTGTTGGAATCTATAGTTTCCTTATCTGATTTGATTGAGGGAATAAAGATATCGCGTTATGGATGACTGAACTGCCGGCCTCTGGAGCATCCTCTTCAGGCGTTTCTTCCTCATTAGAAGACTCACGGCCTGGGGTCCAGGCTTTTCTGAGATTTGGTTGTCAAATTTAGAAAACTGGATAAATTAAACCCTGAAGTTGGTTAATAGTTTCTAGAATGTGAGACAATAAGATTGCTAATGCTCACAATTTTTGAAAAGATGTTctgacaaagatttttttaaggaGCCGTCTTGAGGTGTGTGCTACTCGCTCATATCGAGACCGGCAGTCCTGTTTAGTAGAGTCTAACTGGTGGTGCAGCCAATTTTACACTcacaggatttacatgagaacatgGAAACTGGTGTTTGAGGCTCACGGTATACATGTTTCCATGTAATAAAAAGTCTTGTCGtccatcccagttgtaagagcgacaaataataacttgatttctagttgatcatttgggaaagtggcagaaggtggatttttctgatgaatcacctgttgagctgcatcccaatcatcacaaatactgcagaagacctactggcaccagcatggacccaagattctcacaggtATCAGTcacgtttggtgaaggaaaaatcatggtttgggggttacattcagtatggggcgtgcgagagatctgcaacatcaacagcctgaggaatcaagacatttgtgctgcccttcacattacaaaccacagaaaagggcaaattctccagcaggatagcgctccttctcctacttcagcctccatttcaaagctcctgaaagcaaagaaggtcaagctgctacaggattggccagcccagtcaccagatatgaacattattgagcatgtctggggtaagatgaaggaagaggcattgaagatgaatccaaagactcttgatgaactctgggactcctgcaagaacgcttacttttacattccagatgactttattaatcagtgatttgagtcatgtcagagatgtatggatgcagtcctccaagctcatgatggagtcagacacaatattcattctgtctccactgcagcaggactttatattctatactggacattatttctgttcagtgacaagactttagtctaagcagagtcagaattataaatcaagacatgatcatattttattttggtcaaacaAGTGTAATCtacaggcctttgcctttcatataagccacttctgataccaaatgatcaactagaagttattatttgctgttccttaaacttagataggcgacaagacatttgtcaggtagtgtactacaACTTGTATTATTTAGCTATGCCTAGGTATATCTAATATTCATCATATAGCAGGCATTTCACtctttaattcattatttaaggTGTGCTTTTACCACAGGCAATATGAGTGATTTGTTTTACTGGCAATATGCCATACTGCCAAATAATCAACCACCCTGACCTAATGTGGAAGAGAAAAAGTATTTGCGTACAAAAAAATGAACCACACAAATCACGAGaaatgtttttggtttcttttttggATTGTTGcggtctatggaggatgagggagctctctgaaTTCACCTAAAATATCCTAacttgtgttttgaagatgaactAGTGAtaggtcgttcatgaacgactcgttcattttgaacaaatctttaatATGACTCGGGatctacgagtcctctcagggagtgattcgttcatccgcatATGCGCACATCTGTATCGTTTATTAAattcttttgagtcgttcattgcggaaaggcagaagccaatcatatgcgtttagagccggaaaaagaattgatctattcctctctcgagtcctctatcgggtctgagtcattcgttcatcacgggccaatcatatgcgtttagagccggaaaaagaattgatccgttcctCGAGTCCTcgagtttgagtcattctgtcacgtgatgaacgaacgactcaagaaccagaagacgtgaaaggtgaactaattatcatggctcctatcagctCAGACTGTgcacattggttaagattatatgtgactgtcagtgtaacgtgaacgaaccactgagatttgaagacatgaagaggtgagctgagcaaagagacaacaataccttcatagacgaAACAGCAGGTAAACTTCGAACTATTATTTTCTCCTCTTATAGTATTCTAGTTATGACATTTGtggtgtgatcaaccttttgggctagttgtagatgtttggaagcaattcataacattttaataatattttggcaaattgaacgaaatgactcgaaaaaggattcgttcatctcgatgaacgagactcaaagatccgagtcagtaaaatgatctgaacttccctTCACTGAGATGAATGAAGGGCTCAAGGAGACTGGAACGTAATGagtgtgagtaattaataacagagttgacatttttgagtgaaataaCCCTTTAACTGGCATCAACAAACTTTACAACGCAGACTCTTCTGCTTTCCAATACATCTGCTTATCTCGAAGTTGGATTCAGCTTGTTGTGGTCATATCAGTGCCCACTTTGATCTCCTCTGGGCTTGTGGTGTTATTGGACAACGTTTGCGCCGTTTCCTCTCTTGGCCTCTTCCAAGCGGAGCGAGTAGCAATCCAGACAACGAGTGCACCGAATGCAGCAATGAGCAGCCCGAGAACATTCACCAACACGGCTTCAGGAGGAGAGTCTTTATAAGCAGGACTTTTCCTGAAACACATGACGGACAACACAGTTGTGGTCaggaagtgtatttgtgtgtgtgtttttaatctgAAGCAGCACTTACAGGCTAAATATGAGTTTCTCAGTGATGCCCATGAGAGCTGCGGCGATGACACTGATGAAGATGAAGAGGCCGCTGTAGATGTGCAAAGGCATAAGAGCTGCACGCACACGCACTGGGGTGACGGGTATCAGATACACAGCGATCCCCAACACTATCTGAATCACCAGAAAGAAGAGCTACATCAAAACCGAtcacatgcaacacacacacacacatctgaaataCCAATACATATCTAGACGATTAGCAGGGGTCTTTTAACCATTcttaaacagagcaattccagagttatggatgtgacatttgcagtaaaaactcaaaacagtaaaaatatacgttaacattatattgaaagatctgtttatattttacaaaaaaatctgcATGGTTCAAgcctgcagatatcataatgccaaatttaagactttaagaccttttgAAGACTATTaggtattaaatttaagacctatatcacaatatcaaaaacacgcatacacaaagagaaaatgaaaaaaaaaattactaaattagtggtaaaatgaatgtatttaaattgaacagtactaaaggTAGGTTAGATGCACCactgaactacagaaaaaaaccaacaaacatcttaaggctgatttatacttttgcctggcGCCGCATCGCACACCTCACGaaacggacgaggcttttatacttgaccgcCATTGAGATATTCTCTTAATGACAGGGGGCGGTTAAAAGAAACaagacagtaaaatcagacggataaacaaaGCAGTAGAACGTTTCCACAACttcgtcatatcattaatatcattaaagattttttaactaattgtttttttataatttattatgatgattataaagatttttataatcattcaagattttttaaatcaaattttgatgcatcacttgcttttgttcatatctacCGTACAGTTCTACCGATTAAaagttaaatacaaataaaaacatgggttgctctaagattatattttttattatggcaagaataaaacaacaacaacaaaaaaagtacacttacaaaAAATTAtgacgttattattattatttttttgcccactcaattcacacattactgtctggctagtttctgtcctccaCTTATAAACTAAAAAGGAAATAATGGTcaaacattcctgaccattaccaccaataaagcctagaaattgggcatattgtaaactgataggttcaaatattattttccagttatcaaagaaataattgttACTTAATTTTCGTTTGTATTATATAtctacatcagtgtaaaacctatgaatagtggaaaaacatattctgtaataataaaaccacctgggtctccacttttgcatggcctcttttttttttttttttttttgttttaacaaacttatccccctCTCCACGCTGGATTACACACAAGAATCTAAtcaccgtgacgcagcttcaaaaattggTTTCAAACCgcaagaacgaatttgctcaaaataacgcaaaaacaaccaattttctttttttgtgtgtgaaatataCGTGTCCctatagtgtttatagcagcatGGGACTACTAACATATATTACTGTGAACATCTCAAAATATGGGTTCCCTGCTGAAatatctagcttaaaccagcctaggctgattggctggttttagctggttgaccagcctggttttagaggggttttggccatttccaggctggtttccagccatttcctgcCTGATTTAGCTGGTCTGTCTataaaatgaccagctaaatccagctaaaatcagcttgaccagcctggtttaagctggacatagctggttttagctgggctcccatcctggctaggttggtcaagctggttttagctggccatctcccagcttgaccagctaagaccaggctggaaatggctggaaaccagcctggaagtagccaaaacccctctaaaactagcctggtcgactagctaaaaccagccaaccagcctaggctggtttaagctgtttttttcagtagagttttggtgtttcgtgaccctttaacatttGGTAATGTCCATTctcatattattttaaactaaaactgACTCTCACAAAATATGCTTTTGTCCTTAAAGTCATTTGAACGTTGTCAGTATCAATAAAACagcttcattcattttatttacgaTTTACATGTCAACTTTTTCAGCTGTTTAAATGCAATAAGAGAGCCTAGGAAATTTACATACAGACTTGCACACAGTATACGTCTGTTCACAGTATAAGAAACAACTACATAATGTgtagtccattcattcattcattgtcttttcggcttagtccctttattaatctggggtcgccacagcggaatgaaccgccaacttatccagcaagtttttacgcagcggatgcccttccagccgcaacccatctctgggaaacatccacacacacacactcatacactaaggacaatttagcctacccaattcacctgtaccacatgtctttggactgtgggggaaaccggagcacccggaggaa contains:
- the cybrd1 gene encoding plasma membrane ascorbate-dependent reductase CYBRD1 isoform X1 produces the protein MLFTSFFSSSSAIVVYRLPWTWRCSKQMMKLIHAGLHILAFILAVISVVAVFVFHNAKNIPNMYSLHSWVGLAAVVLYPSQIVLGIAVYLIPVTPVRVRAALMPLHIYSGLFIFISVIAAALMGITEKLIFSLKSPAYKDSPPEAVLVNVLGLLIAAFGALVVWIATRSAWKRPREETAQTLSNNTTSPEEIKVGTDMTTTS